One stretch of Prunus persica cultivar Lovell chromosome G1, Prunus_persica_NCBIv2, whole genome shotgun sequence DNA includes these proteins:
- the LOC18789870 gene encoding folate-biopterin transporter 1, chloroplastic, whose protein sequence is MGSAAFCSISILPSANPVLSSTSFAPLPLASRLRRKPCTLVSGAYRRTRRRRITRRKRLPDNDMSVAVPISSPPSRLDFDDAPFLGSRISAGERDVLTPNAEGDTSMPSPSKTAPHKNKHRMIKFFGVHLSPDNVAVAMVYFVQGVLGLARLAVSFYLKDDLHLDPAETAVITGLSALPWLIKPVYGFISDSVPLFGYRRRSYLILSGLLGALSWSLMATVVDGKFSVAFCIILGSLSVAFSDVVVDSMVVERARGESQSMSGSLQSLCWGSSAFGGIVSSYFSGSLVDAYGVRFVFGVTALLPLLTSVVAVLVNEQPVIGAAKGTNFALAGPNLLESWKQNFIQLWNAVRHPTVFFPTLFIFLWQATPHSDSAMFYFTTNKLGFTPEFLGRVKLVTSVASLLGVGLYNGFLKTVPLKKTFLVTTIFGSAIGLTQVFLVTGLNRKFGISDEWFALGDSLVITVLSQASFMPVLVLAARLCPEGVEATLFATLMSISNAGSVLGGLMGAGLTQLLGITKDQYDNLALLIILCNLSSLLPLPLLGLLPGDHLNAKPEESAEDIDIEMKSN, encoded by the exons ATGGGATCAGCTGCCTTTTGTTCAATCTCAATCTTACCCTCGGCAAATCCAGTTTTGTCCTCAACCTCCTTCGCTCCACTCCCTCTCGCCTCTCGGCTCCGCCGGAAACCGTGCACCCTCGTATCCGGGGCCTACAGAAGAACTCGCCGCCGGCGCATAACTCGTCGGAAGCGTCTTCCCGATAACGACATGTCGGTTGCCGTTCCCATTTCCTCACCCCCTAGCCGGCTCGACTTTGACGACGCGCCGTTCCTCGGTTCCAGGATTA GTGCAGGAGAAAGGGATGTGTTGACACCTAATGCGGAAGGAGATACAAGCATGCCTTCTCCTAGCAAAACAGCTCCTCACAAGAACAAGCATCGAATGATCAAATTCTTCGGGGTCCATTTGTCTCCTGACAATGTGGCTGTTGCCATGGTGTATTTTGTTCAAGGTGTTCTTGGCCTTGCGAGGCTTGCTGtcagtttttatttaaaagacgATTTGCATCTAGACCCTGCTGAG ACAGCTGTGATTACCGGCTTGTCTGCATTACCATGGCTGATTAAACCCGTCTATGGGTTTATTAG TGATTCTGTCCCGCTATTTGGGTACCGAAGAAGGTCATACTTGATTTTGTCAGGGCTTCTTGGTGCACTGTCATGGAGCTTGATGGCAACTGTTGTTGATGGCAAGTTTAGCGTTGCGTTCTGCATAATTCTTGGATCTCTTTCTGTTGCCTTTTCTGATGTG GTTGTAGATTCCATGGTTGTGGAGAGGGCTCGTGGTGAGTCACAAAGTATGTCAGGTTCTCTTCAGTCTTTGTGTTGGGGATCTTCAGCTTTTGGCGGAATTGTGAGTTCCTACTTTAGTGGGTCCTTGGTGGATGCTTATGGTGTAAG ATTTGTTTTTGGTGTCACGGCTTTGCTACCACTGCTGACATCTGTGGTTGCTGTTCTCGTAAATGAGCAGCCTGTGATTGGTGCGGCAAAGGGGACAAATTTTGCTTTGGCTGGTCCTAACTTGCTTGAAAGCTGGAAACAGAATTTTATTCAGTTATGGAATGCTGTTAGGCATCCCACTGTATTTTTTCCCacattgtttattttcttgtggCAGGCAACCCCTCATTCGGACTCTGCCATGTTTTACTTCAC CACAAACAAACTTGGTTTTACACCAGAATTTCTAGGACGTGTCAAGCTTGTTACCTCAGTAGCATCACTGCTTGGGGTTGGATTGTATAATGGATTTTTGAAAACTGTTCCACTGAAGAAGACTTTTCTTGTTACAACCATCTTTGGTTCAGCTATTGGGTTGACTCAG GTTTTCCTTGTGACTGGATTAAACCGTAAATTTGGTATAAGTGATGAGTGGTTTGCACTGGGGGATTCTTTGGTTATTACGGTTCTTAGTCAG GCTTCTTTCATGCCTGTTCTCGTGCTGGCTGCAAGATTATGCCCTGAGGGAGTGGAAGCAACACTTTTTGCAACGCTCATGTCCATTTCAAATGCAGGGAGTGTTCTTGGAGGGCTCATGGGTGCTGGCCTGACCCAGCTCCTTGGCATAACCAAAGACCAATATGATAACTTGGCCTTGTTGATCATCCTGTGCAACCTCAGCTCCTTGTTGCCTTTACCACTCCTTGGCCTCCTTCCGGGAGATCATCTTAATGCCAAGCCAGAGGAGAGTGCAGAAGATATAGATATTGAGATGAAGTCTAATTGA
- the LOC18789810 gene encoding uncharacterized protein LOC18789810, whose amino-acid sequence MEIEQVKCECCGLKEDCTQDYISQVKAKFDGKWLCGLCSEAVRDEVSKGSNKSFGMEEAVRAHMSFCGKFKSNPAIRVADGMRQMLRRRSDMSSSPSSSSPKKYTRSASTSQVGDSSSFSLY is encoded by the coding sequence atggagaTTGAGCAGGTAAAGTGTGAGTGTTGTGGACTAAAAGAGGATTGCACACAAGACTACATCAGTCAAGTGAAGGCCAAATTTGATGGGAAATGGTTATGTGGGTTGTGCTCAGAAGCAGTTAGAGATGAGGTTAGCAAAGGCAGCAACAAGTCATTTGGTATGGAAGAAGCTGTGAGAGCTCACATGTCATTTTGtggcaaattcaaatccaaccCTGCAATTAGAGTAGCAGATGGGATGAGGCAGATGCTTAGGAGAAGATCAGACATGTCctcatcaccatcatcttcCTCACCAAAGAAGTATACAAGATCAGCAAGCACATCCCAAGTGGgtgattcttcttctttctcattgTACTAA
- the LOC18788697 gene encoding uncharacterized protein LOC18788697, with protein sequence MSSNKPSHSPKPRSTQAAMKTVLSSSSTTTTTTSSSVKSSTTTAAMEDDRSENRDSCYYPGCRKDANCKCDMCLASINATLDLMPFSSQKSTLTKFSASRPKTNRSVELTPISFDASVLSTPRSNSSQIPVSPGRKSAARFKVKEKIKKRERNWGFGCDFWRMILGLSLVYFAVCGVSNLVSGALKPVLSPEMVRNVGEKSWVVDDLNGRLRFLQKEVQGLVQGKVSNCSYSNSIWEISQDGLLLSSHCTLYKSAIEEVSVWGWPLQTAGLLTSGFSSRSFTILSGRVTEWSDGKLGYVIRKANTSWVQKNWGASAVQLDPNTWILEYQWSSTFDSQRLVSAAIAFLKNRMSRMLGSMKQKFWLCSTFGNNQYLQTAAEYNIKIPT encoded by the exons ATGTCGTCTAATAAACCGAGTCACTCTCCTAAACCCCGAAGCACCCAAGCAGCCATGAAAACCGTCCTCTCATCTTCGTCAACCACGACGACCACAACATCATCCTCGGTAAAATCGAGCACCACCACCGCCGCCATGGAAGACGACCGATCTGAAAATCGTGACAGCTGCTACTACCCAGGATGCAGAAAAGACGCCAACTGCAAGTGTGACATGTGCTTGGCCAGCATCAATGCCACTCTTGATCTCATGCCTTTTAGCTCCCAGAAAAGCACACTCACCAAGTTCTCAGCTTCAAGGCCCAAGACCAACCGCAGTGTTGAACTCACTCCCATCTCTTTTGATGCTTCGGTTTTGTCCACACCCAGATCAAACTCTTCTCAGATTCCGGTGTCCCCGGGTCGTAAATCGGCTGCAAGATTCAAAGtgaaggaaaagattaagaagagggagagaaattGGGGTTTTGGGTGTGATTTTTGGAGAATGATTTTGGGTTTAAGCTTGGTTTATTTTGCTGTGTGTGGAGTTTCTAATCTGGTCTCTGGGGCTTTGAAACCTGTTCTATCACCTGAGATGGTGAGAAATGTTGGTGAAAAATCTTGGGTTGTGGATGATTTGAATGGGAGGCTGAGGTTCTTGCAGAAAGAGGTGCAGGGTCTTGTTCAAGGAAAGGTTTCAAATTGCAGCTATTCTAATTCTATATGGGAAATTAGTCAG GATGGTTTGCTTCTGAGCTCACATTGCACATTATATAAATCTGCAATTGAGGAGGTGAGCGTATGGGGATGGCCTTTGCAGACCGCAGGGTTGCTCACAAGTGGATTTTCTTCCCGGTCTTTCACAATCTTATCCGGCAGAGTCACAGAG TGGTCGGATGGAAAGCTTGGCTATGTGATTCGAAAGGCAAACACTTCCTGGGTGCAGAAAAATTGGGGTGCCTCAGCTGTGCAGTTAGATCCGAATACATGGATTCTTGAGTACCAGTGGAGCTCAACATTTGATAGCCAAAGATTGGTTTCCGCTGCAATAGCCTTTTTGAAGAATAGGATGTCAAGAATGCTTGGAAGTATGAAGCAGAAGTTTTGGCTCTGCTCTACCTTTGGAAACAACCAGTACCTTCAAACTGCTGCAGAATATAACATCAAAATCCCAACCTAA
- the LOC18788338 gene encoding protein MARD1: MADNNSLPSPADKYTKPTSSFFTSPRLFTSFTSKGYSETDAVMSPTSILETKPFFGLRNPFWSESNTPRTPEPETKRPWDKLDPKGIGLAIVDALNDDGSNPKPSKPESRMVIFGSQLKIQIPHLQPSVLSPSDSPKSAADFSIRTKNSQLGSFSSVSSESPAKNSPFKSANSGLETMNSARVFTSCLSVSEMELSEDYTCVISHGPNPKTTHIFDNCIVESSEGVPEFSPGGKVNGSSYLSESFLSFCDNCKKNLGPGKDIFMYRGEKAFCSRECRYQEMLLEEEGVDKL; this comes from the exons ATGGCAGACAATAACTCTTTACCCTCCCCGGCAGACAAATACACAAAACCCACTTCGTCTTTCTTCACTTCTCCGAGATTGTTCACTAGTTTCACCTCAAAAGGTTACTCTGAAACCGACGCTGTAATGAGCCCAACTTCCATACTCGAAACCAAGCCATTCTTTGGTCTAAGAAACCCCTTCTGGTCTGAATCAAACACCCCAAGAACCCCAGAACCTGAAACCAAACGCCCATGGGACAAATTGGACCCCAAAGGCATTGGCCTTGCCATTGTTGATGCTCTCAATGATGATGGCTCTAATCCAAAACCATCAAAACCCGAAAGCCGGATGGTTATTTTTGGGTCACAGCTTAAGATTCAAATCCCTCATCTGCAGCCTTCTGTTCTCTCACCTTCTGATTCACCAAAATCTGCAGCTGATTTCAGCATCAGGACCAAGAATTCTCAATTGGGTTCTTTCTCCTCTGTCTCGTCTGAGTCCCCAGCTAAGAATTCCCCATTTAAATCTGCGAATTCAGGCCTTGAGACCATGAATTCGGCTCGGGTTTTCACAAGCTGTCTCTCTGTTAGTGAAATGGAGCTCTCTGAAGATTATACTTGTGTGATTTCCCATGGtccaaacccaaaaaccaCTCATATCTTTGACAATTGCATTGTGGAGAGCTCTGAGGGTGTCCCCGAATTTTCTCCAGGCGGGAAGGTAAATGGTTCAAGCTATCTGTCTGAGAGTTTCCTCAGCTTCTGTGACAATTGCAAGAAGAATCTTGGGccgggcaaagatattttcatgTACAG GGGTGAGAAGGCATTCTGCAGCCGTGAATGTCGTTACCAGGAGATGTTGTTGGAGGAGGAGGGAGTGGATAAACTGTGA